One genomic region from Leptospira tipperaryensis encodes:
- a CDS encoding SBBP repeat-containing protein: MVVFRIDTFVFRNILFLFFFLANCAVQSSNLCDPSGSLFFKTAALKILAQDSTSFCGMSLPVSKNSAINNSGLRQWSTLLGVAGATTNSLGVSTDDSGNVYLTGSTNGNLDGRYFDRTL, encoded by the coding sequence ATGGTAGTTTTTAGGATTGATACATTCGTTTTTCGGAATATTCTATTTTTATTTTTCTTTCTTGCGAACTGCGCCGTTCAATCCAGCAACTTATGCGATCCGAGCGGGAGTTTGTTTTTTAAGACGGCGGCCCTCAAAATTCTCGCCCAAGATTCCACTTCGTTTTGTGGAATGAGCCTTCCCGTTTCAAAAAATTCGGCAATCAATAACAGCGGGCTGAGACAATGGTCCACACTTCTGGGAGTGGCGGGAGCTACTACAAATTCGCTCGGTGTTTCTACGGACGATTCCGGGAACGTGTATCTTACTGGTTCTACGAATGGAAATTTAGACGGTCGATACTTTGATCGGACTCTTTGA